TAATGAAATTACAGAATCAGGATTTAAATCATTTAATACAATATCGGCAACTATTTATAGTCATTATCCAGAGATACTAAACTTCTTTGACAACAGAAGTACAAATGCTTCAGCAGAATCTTTTAATGCTAAGATAAAAGCTTTTCGTGCTACACAAAGAGGTGTGACAGATATATCATTCTTTTTATTCAGACTTGCTAAAATTTATGCGTAATCCACCCGAATTTTAAAGTGAGCCGAAACTATTTTATTATTAGATGTTTGTAGTTTTATGCCATACATTCTGTTTATTAGTTTTAAAGCTTCCGTTATAGAAAAATCAAGTTTATTTTTATTAATTATTCTTTCAAGTTCTTTGAAAATAAGATATGACATAAATGAAATACAAATATGAGTTTCAACTCTTTGTCTTAAACGATGAAATATTGGTCTAACTCTTAAATCAGTTTTTGATATTCTAAATGCTTTTTCAATTTTCCAAAGATTGTTATAACTATTGAGCACATCTTCACTACTAAGCTTAGTATTAGTGATATATCCTTTTAATCCATCCCATTTTGCATCATTTTTTAATTTTTCTTTGTCAATGCTTATTGTCATCTCACCTTTCATCTTCAGATATTTATTGTAACCTCTATTATTGATATTTTTCTTAGTAAGTCGCCCTGAGGATATACTTTTTTCTAGCTTGTTAATTCCTCTGTCTCTATTGTATGAATCTTTACGTGCACGCTTCTCCGAATAGCTTATATGTATAGTTAAACCTTCGTCATTTTTTATCGTTTTTACTTCGCCATTTTTTAATTTTAAATTTAGTATTTTATCTATTATATGCTTTTTCTCATTCTTTATTCTTGCCCCAAGTATAAATTTGAAATTATTCTCTATTAGTGCTTTAATATTACTGCTACTTAATAAACCTGAATCAGCTACAACTATTGGCTTATCTATCTTAAATCTATTAATATATTTTTGTAAAACTAAAATCAGAGTATGACCTTCATATGTATTTCCTTCAAAAATTTCATAGCCAATAGGATATCCCTCTTTTCCTACAAGTAAACCCAATAAAATCTGTGGATTTTGATGTTTGCCATCTTTTGAAAAACCTGCAATTCGGTAATCATAAGGTTCACTTGCTTCAAAATAGATTGTGGTCACATCATAAAATAATACGCCTATTTTTCCACCTAAAATTTGTTTAGTATAGTTGAAAGAGATGTCTTCGATCTTCTTTTTTAATTGATTATGAATCTTATCCATAAAACGATATATACTATATACTGAGATAGGTTTTTCTCCGATATCACTTAAATATTTTGATAGTTGTAACTTACTCCCAGGATGACTTATTCGTGATATTGCTAGATGACGTAGCAACGGTTCTTGAAGTGCGTCAAAACCTATTTTGTCGTAAATCCTTCCAAAGATTAATTCTGGTCCTATTACTTGAATAGAGTCGTTAGACAACTCTGCAATATCTGGTTTTACTTCTGCATCAAATAATGTAGGCCCAAATAGTCTTGGTAACTCATATAATGCTTGTAAATATAATTCTTCTATTTCATTAGCGTTTTTTGATGACCCAATAGTTTTAA
This Bacteroidales bacterium DNA region includes the following protein-coding sequences:
- a CDS encoding IS1634 family transposase codes for the protein MFIRKKKNKSGSVSIQIIQKINRSNRVIKTIGSSKNANEIEELYLQALYELPRLFGPTLFDAEVKPDIAELSNDSIQVIGPELIFGRIYDKIGFDALQEPLLRHLAISRISHPGSKLQLSKYLSDIGEKPISVYSIYRFMDKIHNQLKKKIEDISFNYTKQILGGKIGVLFYDVTTIYFEASEPYDYRIAGFSKDGKHQNPQILLGLLVGKEGYPIGYEIFEGNTYEGHTLILVLQKYINRFKIDKPIVVADSGLLSSSNIKALIENNFKFILGARIKNEKKHIIDKILNLKLKNGEVKTIKNDEGLTIHISYSEKRARKDSYNRDRGINKLEKSISSGRLTKKNINNRGYNKYLKMKGEMTISIDKEKLKNDAKWDGLKGYITNTKLSSEDVLNSYNNLWKIEKAFRISKTDLRVRPIFHRLRQRVETHICISFMSYLIFKELERIINKNKLDFSITEALKLINRMYGIKLQTSNNKIVSAHFKIRVDYA